DNA sequence from the Dunckerocampus dactyliophorus isolate RoL2022-P2 chromosome 4, RoL_Ddac_1.1, whole genome shotgun sequence genome:
atgtatcatttttttaagtgctcatgacaccaaaacagtttgcaaaaacaaaaaaaaaatgaaagtactcacttattaaaacattatttttagataaataaacaactatgaaataggagtgaaatgaagcgGATATTTGACACGATTTTGACACGCTCCCCACATCCTTTCAGCAGTCACGACAGCCATGGAGGCACAGCAGAGCGAGGAAAGAGAGCTATTTTCTGACACCGCACTGTGCTTCAGTAATTGAAGACTTTTTTGAAATAGAAGAAAATGAAGGAGTGTTTGAGGGAGCGTTGGGTATCGGACCATAGAGATTTGAGCTACATCTTGACGAGCAAGAGAGCACAGATTCTGACGAATCTGAAGACCGGGCAGCCAATAACGATGGTCAAGGCCATGTGAATGTGTCTACACCAGCTGACAGTGGGAGACTGTGATGATATAACACagaaaaacacataaataatGAGAAGAATGTTGCTTTGCTGGCAGTGGTTGCCATGGAGATATTACGCAAACTACGCTACCTTGTATGTTAGCATTGAAATTTGACAGGAAAacatattattctaagattggTAGAATATAGCTagcacaaaaatgtggatttacttaTTGTCACCTTGTCGAATGTCTCGTGGGTTTTTGGCACCCTCCGCCAATACACACTCAGTCCCAAACTTATCAAAACAATTGTCCTCAAAGTGTGCCGAGCACAATATTGACGAATCAGACGGTGTCAATTGTGTTTGCGTTCGTTGCACTTGCCTGGTCCATTTATCGCGGCTAATTGGGCCTTTTGGAAAGGTGAACAAGTTAACTCCTCCTGCTCGAGTGTTTGAGCAAAAGCCTGCCACACAACGCTCTGGCATAATATGAAAAGTATGTATAACAACAACAGAGattcaacaaaaaatgcaccaccacaacacaaacacaactgaGGGGGCATCCCGGGTGTGATGTCACGTCTGCATTCCGCTCCAGTTCCGGAAACATACTGTTTTTATTGATGAAACCTTTACACAATCGACATTTGACCCCACACCTAACATAGGAAATACACCTTTCAATGTAATTTTCACTGCAAAAATAataagattaacatgtgttttggtgtcacgaGCACTTTAActatgcatatattttgactaacaacaggctgtattcaaccacaaaacagcatgaacagCTGACTTTTTGGGTTTCACGCGGGAGGTGTCAGCAAAGTTACCACacggataactggcttgtggcggccaagcgttcatagcgacgtcgctttgtGATCCTttgatgtcggctcttcctatcattgtgaagcagataGTTTAGTCACTAAAAGGGAGCATGAGCTGggttagaccgtcgtgagactggttagttttaccctactaatgatgtgttgttgcaatagtaatctgaatatgaatatattttttaaatactgtgatagagtgaagccgtgaaattggaactgtgatgtggcgagtgatgatgtctgtgtgtgtgtgtgtatacagtatatacaaatacCTCTCGCGCAATACCCCCATGCGCCGCATATGATGAACGCCCACGcccctgtgagtgtgtgtgaaagagagagagcgagtTATACACACAAGCAATGAGTTGATGCAAGAGTGTGTCTGTATGTGGTGTCCTAAGACCACGACAAGTCGGGCACATCAAAAGCGAAACAGCAAAAGTGTTGGGAatgcattcatcatttattcagGTGGTTATGTGCACGTTGAAACACTTTCAACGAGGATGTCACTCCATAAAGGGCAGAAGTCACCATAACGTGTATCACCTGTAGTTAGTGTTGGTTGTCTTCCTAAAAAAATTCCACTGTCGCATTCCAGTCACTGCACTTGCAAAGTGCGTAACAGCAATGTGTCACTTTGACAAACCTGAAACATGCACATCCCACAGAtctctttgggtttttttttcagtttcggGTTTGGATGAATTcaacattacaataaaattaaacaaaaattccCTTTTGAATTTTCAATTGAGAAATTTCTCAAtttccaaatgaaaaaaaatgccactGTCACATTCCAGTGACTCCGaaatcggtacttttgaaacggtgccGGTGCTTAAACTGTGCCTGAACAGACATTTACAAAAAGGGAAATAGTAATACGTATACTGAAATTTGAGATATAATACTTAacataatcaaaataaaaacttgaCTTTTTCTGTTGCCCAAAACAGCAATCTTGACCctgattttagtttttaaaactATCTTAGAGTTCCACTTTTTATAGTGCATTCAAGGCAGTGAGTGACAAAACAGTTTGGGACTCAGAAGAACCAATTAGGTGACAATTTGACCTGCCTTCCAgtatctgctgttttttttacaaacaaggACTGGCATATGATGTATGCTTTGTCAGTACATGGTGATGTTTTGAAAGCAGTAATAAAAATGGATTCTGTATATGTacattaatactgtatttttcttcaaaCAATAAGTTTATGTAACAATATCGGCATGAAATGCAGCACATCTATGTGATTTCAATGGTGAACACACAATGGCACCAAACCTagattggtttggtttgtttgttaaGTCATCTACATATCAAAGAACAACTACAAACCCATGCTTACAGACAACCACAGTGGATCCCACTGGACATTCTCCATTATGTTCTAACGGTGGTGTGCAGTGACGGCCAACAAGGCCTTTTCGgatggcctaaacactatcagaagcactgacataCAACTTCAGTTCTAGTAAAGTGTATTAATTTATCCAACACtcagttattttcattttatagcATGCTTCTTGGCTGTGTATGTTAGAATTTTTTGGGggccaatcagatttcagcttctatgtgttacCATATTAATCTAATCTGACCAGGGCCTTCTGAATCAGCAGTGCTGgtcacactattagcaatggggctgtttttttagaCAATCAGACTTAATATTGGCCTCTCaggtgtattttatttactgtgtaaggctttatatttttgtcatgttatgagGTACATGTTGATGTTGAACTGCTCCAGGTGATGTTGTAGTGAAGATGTTTGAAGTTGTATGAAGCCTTAGAGGCTATCCACATGGAAATGGTTTCTGGTCAAAACCGCAAAAtatttttatcgtttcagccgatcatccacacagaaatggcgtTCTGCGTGACCTGAATTTGTGacctgtattttttgaaaagcaCATGAGAACGACAACGTCAAGCTACTTACAATAGGCCgtggtcaaccacaaaacagccatcatttactAATTAATTCAGTTGTGAAAAAACGCAAGAATGaccgcgatgttcgaaccgcgacgGAGCGACGGACGACTGTATTCAAAATTAAGGggacttattatttatttattattaggtATACTGTATTGGTTGGAGACCCTGGCATGGcactttttattatcattttttttcattccgtGTCTGGCCAGTTAACGAGGGTATTGTGCGAAAGTGGCtgaacaaacccaggctttgtgctcaagatgcaactcaacaaaacctaaattccgCAAACAGAATTGAACGGTACTTTGACGGTGGTTATCAGCTTACTTTGTCAAATCCggtttttggctttgtgctaaCTGCGCATGAAAGAGGGCGTTTGATGTGACGTTATTCTACATCCGCTGAAAAGTAAAGCAATCCCAGCCAGTCTATTTTATACAAGATGAgcaagtcattattattatggagcgttatgaggagttcccaaaagattatgactgcttaAAGCAACACGGTCACCGCCAACAGAGCAAGGAAGGACTGGTGGCATGGCAGCATGCAGTGTGTGAATGTACAAGctaacactgattattacacTAACTATACTCTACTAGCCTTTACATTTATCAACGCGCAACATTGCACAAACGtcgacatattaacacttatccatttaaaaaataaaatacattggagcagcacctttcttttttcatgttatattttcatgaaatatattttcaaatgcTTTATCTTGTTGTCACCACTAGAtagcagtgttttgtgtgtgacgtgttttgtggcgacctttttcatttttttcttgtacaatttTTTCCTTGCTATAATAAAACTCTTATAAATAAtattgcagttgattgatgcctctgAGTGTTTATTCCGCCAGCAAATATAATAACaggctgagtactcacgcaaggactcctgtgacatttacatctgctgACATTgacctaattattaatatttcatattggattttattcctggtgctcacctaaaaaagtgagcatatctagcgtattccctcggctgaaaatctatctaGTTTATAGATGGATAACATCATTAGGGAAGGctctttttttcagatttttttctccatgtcctctCGGGAACCTTGTAGGTTCTCAAAATaatgacgccatctccgaattagttaaacagtgaaacagtggcactttcatagacGATTTCAAGGTCCCGACCAGGTTGTGTCCAGTTACGTGTAAACCTAATTTTTAATCACTTCACTGGTGATTACTTTCATTGAATCTAAAAGGATGCAAGTCCAAACGAGTAATTTATTTCAGATTTTCAAAACAacatacaacaataataatgataataacatctGCAAAAatattgttgctgttgctgcgtGGGCCACAAACCACGAGCTGCTCTTAGACATTTTCACCTTtataaatgtaacaatataaatAGAGTACAAAGATTTGCTTTAAATTGTCCTTGGCCAGGAATCCTTTGAGTGTATGCAGACAATAATATTGCCACCTTGGTGgacaacaaattacaaataaatacaaaaaaaaaattctaaaatacaacataaatactcttaccacaaaataaacattctATAAATAAgcgaataaaaaataataacaatatgatcataaatgatttattttacttttacataACCAGGTAAACCTCACTGAGATTAAACATCTCAATGAGGTTTAACGACGAGTGACCTGGCCAAGACGGCAGCATAACACAAAGTTTCTGACAAGGCAATCTAGACACAACAGTTTCACGAATTTAAAAACAGTACCATCGGCCAAGCCTGTTCATTTCACATTCCTTTAAAATACCCTTAAATACTCGTAACAACTTCAGATaagtttaagtcatttttttgcaGGTCATTCCAAGCAAAAGGGGCAGCGTACTGGAATTCAGCCAACTGTTCTGACTCCAGGAACCACCATCAGTACGTTTTTCTGAGAGCGCAGAGCATACTGTTGTTGGCATTTATGTATTTGATAAACACAACAATCAACGGATCAACAATACAACaacttatttgttatcatttgtaGTAATATAAATTGTGAATCAATGTGAGATCATTGTAAAAAGGACTTTTGCTAtcgtttttttaaaagaattttttccccccattttttggCGCTTATAGCAGGCCACGGCGCTTTAAGCATTTGCTTATaatgcctaatgggccagctggCTCTGAATGAACACGACTGTTAGCTAGTAGAAagagtatgtacagtacatactgtatcggCCATGATACTCCTGTTCTGTGATGCCGACTGTATGATGAAAACCCTTAAAACACGGTGGTATGGACAGAATAATCTCGTTTGCACTCATCCATCAGAAAGGTACAtctctttttccatttctttgaaGTCAATGGGGTTGTCTATAGATcgggactttttttttggttgttctCCATGAAATGCAAGGTCAAGAGCATTCAgtgattgttgttgttgtgaggCAATACTGTCGGACAGGACAAATAATGGAAGCTTGACTTTTGTGACGTTTGTCCCCATCATATCCAGACTGACCTGTGAAAAACATGCTTTGTTATTTTAGGGCGTGGCGCACCTTATTAACATTGAGTAGCTTGTGACATACAACTGTTTATTTCATTGTGCGTAcaaatttattattgttattttttaacaaatatttaatgATACCGCTGTTCATACAATAAAAGAAGGcacaaggaaaaaaatacaagtctTTTTATATGACAATTATTCTTCCAATAGCACAGTAGGTGAAATAGAGACACGTATTGTCTGGTTTACCTTCAGGATGTACTCATTGTTGAGTTCTGGTCTGATGGAGATGGAAGGAGGTATCCCTCTGGGGATGGTGATCACCTTGGTCACAGTCTTTCTACTGTGGGCGGCAACTGGCTTGGCTTTTTTCTCAAGAATAGGAAACACGTAAATTATCCTTTGACCTGGGAAAGCCCAATTTTGCTTCCAGTACAGTACGTATGTGGGCTTCACTGAATGACTTGACTTGTTGTTGATTTCAGCTGTGACTTGGAGAGCCTCACCTAGGATGAGGAAATAGATTGTTTAGAATGaacattttccaaaagaaataatagaaatatatgtttttctgttttttagattaaatatcaccATCGTAAAACGTTTAAATAGAGTCCAGGTAATATTTTAGATAACATTTCAGCACATTTTATAATCATGTTGTTGCAAAAATAAGTTATACAACTGTTATCTAAGAACTAGATGGTCCTATATAActcacattttttgaaaaacgttGGTTCTAAGAGTTAGGGTGAAGAGTaccgtcatccgggaggagcgcAGAGTAGAGCAGCTGCTCCTTCACACCACGGGGAGCcatttgaggtggctcaggcatctagtctggatgcctcctggacgcctccttCGTAAGGTGTTccgttccaggcatgcccaacCAGGAGGAGgacccggggcagacctaggacacgctggagggattatgtctcacagctggcctgggaacgcctcagtaCTCTACTACTCTACTAAGTACTacttgtggttgactatgacctattattagacaagttacatgtagtattctgatcactaagcgtcagtaacgttacattacattacatggagtcagccatggcatgtccaacatgatagaatgaaacaagttctcctcccgtTACGGGTGGAAGTGGTAGTTTTCTGGCTTCTTACCTTATTctttttccccactctgtttgaaatacTTTCATAAGTTtacaataagtaaattggagaggctattTAGCTTGGTAGATTGCCATGCTAGCGGTGGGTGTCTcctatgtccctgcagtgatcccctagcctgtgcattagcgatgtggtgtaaacaaagaataagacTGCAGGGATGTTATtcaatgtctacagggctctaataatgttaaaaactgtatttaaaaagtcataaacaggttttctatgctgtaactacaaacatattccgTTTTtataatattgaattctactttgtggaaattaatttattgtagtcgggcctggaaccaattaaacgcgataaacgaaggacgactgtacctggggaaaacccatgcacgcatggggagaacattaaaactccacatagagacgACCAAATGCAGATTTGCTTCTATTTAGGTGTATTAATGCAATTTcgctttgtggattatttctatttctattgtgcaaggtggctGCTGATATTAATTATGTGCAAGAGCAGCATTacataattaactcattcaatcccagccacttCAAAAGAAAAAACCCTTCAGTatcggcacacagaatattgtgttctatggctatactcccactcccatctttcatcggaaaaaaaagtttgtttttacctttttttgttctttagtaatcagcagtagaacataggtaagtttcaggaaaatatcagttcccgactagaaaagggagaaaaatttcaagcataactttcactttgacacaaatatttttttgcttttgtgacagctcaaatgtctaagcaactataccaacataaacaacacaaaaaaggggttgttttgcatcaaaataacaatttatttacaaatattacaccataaactatttacagttttgacatttggaactgaactatgtgtgtacatgtgtgtgcatgcgtgtgcgcgtgtgcacctattaaaatttccctacaatgcgtgtcactgcgcaataaGTACCCGGAACACAATCGGTCCCGTGCATGCGCAAGAACTCTGTCATTCCTCCTTTAGCTAATTTTAAGAcagcgacgtcacgtgctgtggcacatgcctaacatgtgacagccaaaaaataggccgaccggctGTAGATGCGTTCTGCACGTGCGcagaacccagttgaaccgattgcaTTCCGAGTAatgtattgcgcagtgacaatGCGTacccttctgcacactacactccacgctctctcacttcctccttcctgtcatgtgtgatttgtcagTTAACATGagccctgccgagctcttatcaaatgcactactgccaccttgtggccgcttttatggcttaaaagtgttACTGCATTAGTGGAGTGTTGCATTACCACCTCTCTTTGCCTCTTGAGCAACAAAACGTAAAAggcgtataaatacgtctttggtattgaatgagttaagcatGAATTAAATAATATGTTTTTGCTATGCACATTAATGTAGTTGTTTATTAACAAAAGTGCTGTGGGTTTGACTGTTTCTAGTCGATGTATTTTATTTCGATTATGCAATGTGTCTGTTATCATTAAGATCTGCGAGCGGCGATTGCATTTCACTCATTCTACGACTATGTCACGttgcgtgtgtgcacgtgcatgcaATAGTGCCGTGCCCTGTTACACCTCTTCCAATTGTGCCAAATGAGAGGAAGTGTTCCCAATCCGAGCACTGAGTTCTTACTTCATAACTTTTGACCCATGTGGAAATCTCGACGACGGCAGACCAACGGTTATGGATCCAAAGTATCTCCTGGAATGTGTACATCGTTCTGCAATATGTTTATCATCTTATCTAAGTTTATAATCGCAGATAACcttttgaaaacaacaacaacaacaacaaaaaaaacacacataaagacaaagcaacacatgcagactcAAGTGACCAAAACAATACTATAatactatacatactgtatgtctatgtgCATGGCAttgttgtatatgtttgtgtgtatacatatgtgtggatactgtatgtattacctGGCTTGTATGACATTCTTTGGGTGTAAACATCCATTGTTACTGTTCCAGAACCCAAGACTTTTTTTTGGATGTGAACATACTGAGGTTCCTGCAAGAACACAATTTCAATCACTGTAGTCTTCTCCTAAGAGGCTATTTATTGATATTAATGTTCATTGAtcataagaacaaaaaatgtcaccatggGTGGAGGGATGTCCATGCtttcttttggaaaaaatatgaaGTAAGTTTCAACAGTTCTTTCTCGCTTCATTGGCTGTTTGAGCTTCGCCTTTAACTTATACTGAACCCAGTGTGGAGAAGCTGTTATTTCTCTGTGAAGAACAGcgacaacaacaaataaacatttaaatgaaaGAAACAAAGGTGAAGACTCGAGACAAAGAAAATCAAATACCTGTCAGGAGTCTTGAAAGAAAAGGGAAATACATGTCTTCCTTCACCAATAATTTGGGGACCTGAAAAAAATGGTGACTTATAAGTATCAGCATCGTTATCCAAAGTCACTAAAGTAAGAACGAAGTCACACCAATCTCTGGCTGTCTTATACATTACCCGTTTTCAAGATGTCTTGTTTGACATTGTAAAATGTCTCCTTTGATGGGTAGTTGGTGTAAAAATTAGAGTCATGTGTTGACAAATCAaatctttcctttcctttcgCAAAAAAAGTTATTGATTGGATTTCACTTTCCATCAAGGCCTCCACGAAGATTCTCCCATTGATGGTATCTCCATCTGTGAAGCTATGTTGCACATCTAAGGCATCATATTCAATAAAGAATGCTgtgatgggcatttttaagACAAGAGTAGGTAAAAAGCTCTGAAGAGTCACGATGGCGTggttgagtgagtgagtgagctgAGCCTTTTCTTGAGCATGTAAACCTGTTTAAAGTCACAGCAACGTGGTCTATTAAATCCATTCTCTGTAAAATTCCACCCGCTTTGTTTGTTTGAACTGTAAATTTCCATTAAGGGCGGGGTTTAAAGATTCATACGGTGGATTGGGAGTACTGTAATGTCAGAGACTGAAAGTGAAAGTGTCTGAGAAGGAGTTTGATCGCACTTGCACCTGACTCTAAAATTCCACAAACCTTATCTTAGCCCTCATGTTATCCTTAGGGTCAATATGACCCCATTCAGTTCTtgtcattcaaaaaatatttgccttttttaatattttccttCATATTTCTTGACTTTTCctgatttccatccatccatccgttttctatgccgctcgtcctcactcgggtcgcaggGGTACGCTGTTTTCCTAATTTGATGGGTACAATTTATTAAGCATAAAATGATCATGATGATATTATCCAGTCCTCCCTTTAATTTGTAGATTTTGCAGTTCTTGGCGATGTTAGTGTTGCGTTTTGTCACATGCTCATTGATCCTTTCAGCTTGCTTTTCTGTTTCAGCAATGCCAATTCCAAACATTAGAATGCATGTTGACGTCCACGTCCAGCTCGTTTGATTGCAGAAAGATGGCCACCTGTTGCACTGTTGAAGTAACATCAACTTGTTACCGGTCATTAGGTGCCCTGACATAGGCCCATAGGCGTGGATGTGATATAATATGATCCTTTTTATCATTTTGCTTCTTTAAAGCATCCACCAATTTCTTTATAAAGTGATACATTTTCATTCCTCAATTCCTTAATGTTGTTTATTCATTCCTCAATTCCTcatgctgtttatttattttgttgttagcTCCTTGCTATTTTCAGAGCTCTCCTTCCTCATGTCATTAATCTCCTTGCAAACTTCTGGGTTCATTTCGTTAATCTCCTTACGAATTGCACTGGAAACGTAAAAGATTAATGAACgtgattagattacattaccatCTCTCAAGATGTCTTGCCTGACAGTATAATACTTCTCACTTGCATGGCGGTGCCAAATACACAGACACGGGGCATTGTCGTATCCTTCAACTTCTGTCCAACTAACCTCTTCCCTTCCTTTTCCAATCAGAGGTAGTGATTTGAGTTCAGTCTTTTTCGAGACCTGCAAAGTAATTCTTCCGTTCATGGTATCTCCATTTGTGAAGAAGTTTTGGCTGTTGATGGAATCATATTCAATATAGAACTCTGTGatggtcatttttcaaaaaacaaatacagatgATAAAAGCCTCTAGCTAATCCAAACATGAAATGACTGGCAAATCTCACAAAGGTACTACTAAGAGGTGATGTGACGTATGAAGATTTTATAAAACCAGTTTTGTGTGTCATACCTGTGTACATGCATACAGGATTACCGCATTTACAATGACTCCGAAAAATTGGAATGCGATGGTTAAAACACCTTCAactatagttttattttattttttaaatccagAGACGGCTGACCAGTACAGATTCCCACAGGTAACGCAAAAACTAAGATGTCAGTGTTTTCTTCAAATAGCTTAGCATATGTTTACAACGAATACAACTAATTGATTTTGCCATCGACAAAATGGATCAAAGTAGCTCCCCTGCATCCTGAACTTTTCTGTATGAGGCCCTCCATGGAAAATTTTGGGATAACCCTGCCTTTTTGTAATAAGTGAGTTAATACAAATCGGAGTGTGTTCCACTCAAGATAATGAGTTCGGTACATTAACAATGACCAGCAGAGACAGCaatactcccataatatttttttattaaactatAAGCTCGGTTGAATATGAGAAATATGCTTTCAAATAAGGCTACGATCGTACAACATACAACAGAAGTAAATTGTTTCAATTCACTAACAGtatcatatttcattaaaattgttttagtgtgtgtatgtgtgtgtgccatgAGAAAGATAAGtcgattttttttaagttatatttAAATTAACACAACTTGAGGTTTTGCTAGGACATATAAGACCACAGTGTACAGTTTACTGTTTAAACCTTGCCTAACCGGTTAATCTTCCAAAACATATATCACTATTATTTTTCCTTGTGGTGTTTGTTGCTGTCATTCTGGGTACATTGTACATTGGgtacatggagaaaaaaacacgGTGAAGGGAGATTTATCGTAAACGTCCATATTTGTCAGTATTACTCGAGGAGGGATACATTGCGTGTGCTTCATAAGGTGGAGGAAGGTCCAGCGGTTGAGGT
Encoded proteins:
- the LOC129180062 gene encoding arrestin domain-containing protein 2-like — protein: MPITAFFIEYDALDVQHSFTDGDTINGRIFVEALMESEIQSITFFAKGKERFDLSTHDSNFYTNYPSKETFYNVKQDILKTGPQIIGEGRHVFPFSFKTPDREITASPHWVQYKLKAKLKQPMKRERTVETYFIFFPKESMDIPPPMEPQYVHIQKKVLGSGTVTMDVYTQRMSYKPGEALQVTAEINNKSSHSVKPTYVLYWKQNWAFPGQRIIYVFPILEKKAKPVAAHSRKTVTKVITIPRGIPPSISIRPELNNEYILKVSLDMMGTNVTKVKLPLFVLSDSIASQQQQSLNALDLAFHGEQPKKKSRSIDNPIDFKEMEKEMYLSDG